Proteins from one Flavobacterium branchiarum genomic window:
- a CDS encoding DUF1398 domain-containing protein has product MFTIEQIKEAHSKVKTGADFPNYIQDLIILGVKGYDTNVKDGTVEYYGVNNFRVATTDKYDEIKVASTVNKELFLEYLLQHQDGQTDYMTFCNQAGQCGIAKWRVDIVEMTCTYYDKSGNEIVIEKISDQ; this is encoded by the coding sequence ATGTTTACAATAGAGCAAATTAAAGAAGCACACTCAAAAGTAAAAACCGGAGCCGATTTTCCAAATTACATTCAAGATTTAATCATTCTAGGTGTAAAAGGATATGACACCAATGTAAAAGATGGTACAGTAGAATATTATGGTGTTAACAATTTTAGAGTTGCTACAACTGATAAATACGATGAAATTAAAGTAGCTTCAACTGTTAATAAAGAACTTTTCTTAGAGTACCTTTTGCAACATCAAGATGGACAAACCGATTATATGACATTTTGCAACCAAGCTGGACAATGCGGCATAGCCAAATGGAGAGTCGATATTGTTGAAATGACTTGTACATACTATGACAAATCTGGAAATGAAATCGTAATCGAAAAGATTTCAGATCAATAA
- a CDS encoding sulfurtransferase has protein sequence MANRLSPIINPDELIALQRSEIVIIDARAGINAKENYTASHLQGAHYVDLNLDLATIPSDSANGGRHPLPSLKKFSEVLSKLGIIPTSHVVIYDDKNGSNAAARFWWMLRAMGHEKVQVLNGGLQTAIKAGFPTKSGIEVLVTAESYPIANWQLHQATISEIDKAINNQNTIIIDVRDKDRFDGLTEPIDLIAGHIPGATNIPFTNNLNEDGTYLSPEVLKAKYQAIISNTKPENVIVHCGSGVTACHTLLAMDYAGLPIPKLYVGSWSEWSRNNREMITAETK, from the coding sequence ATGGCAAATCGATTATCACCAATCATAAATCCAGATGAATTAATAGCACTACAAAGATCAGAAATAGTAATTATTGATGCTAGAGCAGGAATTAATGCCAAAGAAAATTACACTGCATCACATTTACAAGGGGCACATTATGTTGATTTAAATCTTGATTTAGCAACTATCCCTTCAGATTCAGCCAATGGAGGAAGACATCCTTTGCCTTCATTAAAAAAATTTTCAGAAGTGCTATCAAAACTTGGAATAATACCAACTAGCCATGTGGTTATTTATGATGATAAAAATGGTTCAAATGCTGCGGCCCGTTTCTGGTGGATGTTAAGAGCGATGGGCCATGAAAAAGTACAAGTTCTCAATGGTGGACTACAAACAGCTATAAAAGCAGGTTTCCCAACAAAATCAGGAATTGAGGTTCTAGTAACAGCAGAATCATATCCAATCGCAAATTGGCAATTACATCAAGCAACTATTTCTGAAATTGACAAAGCAATCAACAATCAAAATACAATAATTATCGATGTGAGAGATAAAGATCGCTTTGATGGCTTAACAGAACCAATCGATTTAATTGCAGGACACATTCCGGGAGCTACAAATATCCCTTTTACGAACAATTTAAATGAAGATGGAACCTATTTATCTCCAGAAGTTTTAAAAGCGAAATACCAAGCTATAATTAGCAACACAAAACCTGAAAATGTAATTGTGCATTGCGGTTCAGGCGTAACAGCTTGTCATACTTTATTAGCTATGGATTATGCAGGATTACCAATTCCGAAACTCTATGTTGGTTCTTGGAGCGAATGGTCGAGAAATAACCGAGAAATGATTACAGCCGAAACAAAATAG
- a CDS encoding fasciclin domain-containing protein, which produces MKTKNILTAAIFALVFGATSFAQKSVMVGGAAMYPNKNIIENAVNSKDHTTLVAAVKAAGLVETLEGKGPFTVFAPTNEAFNKLPKGTVETLLKPENIKKLQTILTYHVVAGKMNASDIAKAIKMGGGKASLKTVSGGTLTAWMKGKDLYISDESGNKAKVTIADVNQSNGVIHVINTVLLPKS; this is translated from the coding sequence ATGAAAACTAAAAACATTTTAACAGCAGCAATTTTTGCATTAGTATTTGGAGCAACTTCTTTCGCTCAAAAATCAGTTATGGTTGGTGGGGCAGCAATGTATCCTAACAAAAACATTATTGAAAATGCAGTCAACTCAAAAGACCATACTACATTGGTAGCAGCGGTAAAAGCGGCAGGCTTAGTGGAAACTTTAGAAGGTAAAGGACCGTTTACTGTTTTTGCTCCAACAAATGAGGCATTTAATAAATTGCCAAAAGGTACAGTTGAAACATTGTTGAAACCAGAAAATATTAAAAAATTGCAAACCATTTTAACTTACCATGTTGTAGCTGGTAAAATGAACGCATCTGATATCGCAAAAGCTATAAAAATGGGTGGAGGTAAAGCTTCTCTTAAAACAGTAAGTGGTGGAACTCTAACAGCTTGGATGAAAGGAAAAGATTTATATATAAGTGACGAAAGTGGAAACAAAGCAAAAGTTACTATAGCAGATGTAAATCAATCTAATGGTGTAATTCACGTAATTAATACAGTGTTATTGCCAAAAAGTTAA
- a CDS encoding acyl-CoA thioesterase encodes MVSFSKELSFRWSDLDPNFHLRHSAYYDFGAQHRIEILEQLGLTLRVMQQQSFGPVLFREECVFRKEIKLSDKIFINTKTSKMKADGSRWSIIHEFTNEEGKLCATITVEGAWMDTKLRKLASPTPAIAIEALSIFPKSDDFEGL; translated from the coding sequence ATGGTTTCATTTAGTAAAGAATTATCTTTCCGTTGGTCAGATCTAGACCCAAATTTTCACTTACGCCATAGTGCCTATTATGATTTTGGTGCACAACATCGTATCGAAATTCTAGAGCAACTAGGCTTAACGTTAAGAGTAATGCAACAACAAAGCTTTGGTCCTGTTCTTTTTAGAGAAGAATGTGTTTTTAGAAAAGAAATAAAACTTTCAGATAAAATATTTATTAATACCAAAACTTCAAAAATGAAAGCCGATGGATCACGTTGGTCAATCATACATGAATTCACCAATGAAGAAGGTAAACTTTGTGCAACTATTACTGTTGAAGGGGCTTGGATGGATACAAAACTAAGAAAATTAGCTTCTCCTACTCCTGCAATTGCAATAGAGGCTTTGAGTATCTTTCCAAAGAGTGATGATTTTGAGGGATTATAA
- a CDS encoding SMI1/KNR4 family protein → MNTTAEKYIAGLKNAYFKNNAKEIWEHFEKIKHGASKEDVEKLKQVFPDIPDALIVLLEYVDGTYWRKYAGEEINFYFLGSDVEEYPYYLLSSKEIVENKNFVIEYYLDSIDRKYDDVNIDEKITSKSNELKWLHFSDCTNNGGTSQLFIDFSPSEKGKKGQVVRFLHDPDEFSVIADNFEEYLKKLMDNGFNFINEDLLD, encoded by the coding sequence ATGAACACAACAGCTGAAAAATATATCGCAGGACTAAAGAATGCATATTTTAAAAACAATGCAAAAGAAATTTGGGAACATTTTGAAAAAATTAAACATGGTGCAAGTAAGGAAGATGTTGAAAAACTGAAACAAGTATTTCCTGATATTCCTGATGCATTGATTGTGCTACTTGAATATGTTGATGGGACCTATTGGAGGAAATACGCTGGAGAAGAAATTAATTTTTATTTTCTTGGTTCAGATGTTGAAGAATATCCCTATTATCTATTATCATCAAAAGAAATTGTAGAAAATAAAAATTTCGTTATCGAATACTACTTGGATTCTATTGACAGAAAATATGATGACGTAAATATTGATGAAAAAATTACAAGTAAATCCAACGAATTGAAATGGCTTCATTTTTCTGACTGCACAAATAATGGTGGAACATCACAACTATTTATAGATTTCAGTCCTTCCGAAAAAGGAAAAAAAGGGCAAGTGGTCAGATTCTTGCACGACCCAGACGAATTTTCTGTAATTGCAGACAACTTTGAAGAATACTTGAAAAAACTAATGGATAATGGATTTAATTTCATCAATGAAGATTTATTAGATTAA
- a CDS encoding nuclear transport factor 2 family protein has translation MKKVIVVLITIVSLISCNNQKTQNMDSKNTELVKQYFTHFNNHDWKKMAEMYIPTAEFKDPSLGNGIVKQTRAEIEKKYSELNHIFPDLTDKVIQIYPSGEKHVIVEFVSSGTAEDGSTFELPICTIFTIENGLITKDFTYYDNFEEQE, from the coding sequence ATGAAAAAAGTAATCGTAGTTCTAATAACAATTGTATCATTAATATCATGTAATAACCAAAAAACACAAAATATGGATTCTAAAAACACCGAATTAGTAAAACAGTATTTTACACATTTCAATAATCATGATTGGAAAAAAATGGCAGAGATGTATATCCCAACAGCCGAATTTAAAGATCCTTCTTTAGGAAATGGAATCGTAAAGCAAACTCGTGCCGAAATAGAAAAAAAATACAGTGAGTTAAATCACATCTTCCCTGATTTAACCGATAAAGTAATTCAAATATACCCATCTGGAGAAAAACATGTAATTGTAGAGTTTGTTTCTAGCGGAACAGCTGAAGACGGCTCAACTTTCGAATTACCAATTTGTACAATTTTCACTATCGAAAACGGATTGATAACAAAAGATTTTACATACTATGACAATTTCGAAGAACAAGAATAA
- a CDS encoding SsrA-binding protein — translation MYKILAQINKLILPSFTKRGLDITKAKKWQMAIIGYRYFITTRALG, via the coding sequence ATGTATAAAATCCTAGCACAGATAAATAAACTTATTCTACCCAGTTTTACCAAACGAGGACTTGATATAACAAAAGCGAAGAAATGGCAAATGGCAATTATCGGTTACCGTTATTTTATTACAACTCGCGCGTTGGGATAA
- a CDS encoding mechanosensitive ion channel family protein: MIDFIKDFRLLVAIVIILIITIVISTIVDKLFMRFIHRRLGINDFDSTGYKFLKHLVITLIYILGIAFALIQIPEFKVIGHSLLAGAGVISVIAGLASQQALSNIMSGIFLVVFKPFRINDKITINNFSGVVEDINLRQVVLKDMENNRIIIPNSVISNQIILNTNMNDSKCCKIIEIGIGYNSDIDKALEIMKEEVAKHPLFIDTRTATNKKNNTPLVIARVVALKDSSVNLKVWAWAKDATDGFVLYCDLLHSIKNRFDAEKIEIPFPQQVITIKK; the protein is encoded by the coding sequence ATGATAGATTTCATAAAAGACTTCAGACTACTTGTTGCCATTGTAATAATACTAATCATTACAATTGTGATAAGTACTATTGTCGACAAGCTTTTTATGCGCTTTATTCACCGTCGCTTAGGAATCAATGATTTTGACAGCACAGGATATAAATTTCTGAAACATTTGGTCATTACCCTAATTTATATTCTTGGGATTGCCTTTGCTTTAATTCAAATTCCAGAATTTAAAGTTATCGGACATTCATTACTTGCCGGTGCAGGAGTAATTTCGGTCATTGCAGGACTTGCTTCACAACAAGCGCTGAGCAATATAATGAGTGGGATATTTCTAGTCGTTTTTAAACCATTCAGAATAAATGATAAAATCACCATTAATAATTTTAGTGGTGTAGTCGAAGATATTAATTTAAGGCAAGTTGTTTTAAAAGACATGGAGAATAACCGTATTATTATTCCAAATTCAGTTATAAGCAATCAAATTATTCTAAACACAAACATGAATGATTCCAAATGCTGTAAAATAATTGAAATTGGTATTGGTTATAATTCAGATATCGATAAAGCATTAGAAATAATGAAAGAAGAAGTTGCTAAGCATCCGTTATTTATTGATACACGAACAGCTACAAACAAAAAGAATAATACTCCACTTGTTATAGCAAGAGTTGTAGCCTTAAAAGATTCAAGTGTAAACTTAAAAGTTTGGGCTTGGGCCAAAGATGCAACCGATGGATTTGTTTTATATTGTGATTTATTACACAGCATCAAAAATAGATTTGATGCTGAAAAAATAGAAATTCCTTTTCCACAACAAGTCATTACAATAAAGAAATAA
- a CDS encoding DUF4262 domain-containing protein produces the protein MSLEQKKNYFEELYKNIEKYGFHTTYIMEEIGLTPFGYSTGIYENFKIPELFISGLPYNLTGELIQNYVEKYKFGTISINERIEDLTNRFLVYFIKVENKVLSEHTLSTIKYYDNDEYEYLQLIFPDLNGNFPNEPNYNYDQKVFGDLL, from the coding sequence ATGAGTTTAGAACAAAAGAAGAACTATTTTGAAGAGTTGTACAAAAACATTGAAAAATATGGATTCCATACAACATATATAATGGAAGAAATTGGACTCACTCCTTTTGGATACTCAACAGGAATTTATGAGAACTTTAAAATTCCTGAATTATTTATTTCTGGATTACCATATAACCTAACTGGAGAACTAATACAAAATTATGTTGAAAAATATAAATTTGGTACGATATCAATCAATGAAAGAATTGAAGATTTGACTAATCGATTTCTAGTATACTTTATAAAAGTTGAAAACAAGGTACTTTCAGAACATACTTTAAGTACAATAAAATATTATGACAATGATGAGTATGAATATTTACAATTAATATTTCCTGACTTAAACGGAAACTTCCCAAATGAACCTAATTATAATTACGACCAAAAAGTTTTCGGAGACTTACTATAA
- a CDS encoding ATP-binding cassette domain-containing protein yields the protein MNTIQHWDILLSNTVNKKAFIDTVLDGNATGELATFNSLNGILFSDIAIDKFIEKEYQYDVIEATTTSERKLRTFSSGERKKEFLNYCVNQNPDYIIFDNPLDHLDHASRITLANSLEQLAKSVRIIQLVNRASDLFPFIHNKAQITDNTFVLNEIKQTQTNTNSIKVTIPKPSEPTDYNEEVLIHMNEVSVSYDERKIVDAITWTIKKNEFWQLMGPNGSGKSTILSLISGDNPKGYGQDLYLFGKKKGSGESIWDIKKRIGYFSTSMTDLFQKKHSLEHMILSGFFDSIGLYTEPTSLQKQIVSQWLEVIKMSHLKNKTFTQLSIGQQRVALIVRAVLKHPPLVILDEPVEGLDDENVALVIELVNLLVKETNMSILYVSHRIESGLTPTSIIELIPSQTGSVGKIIS from the coding sequence ATGAATACGATACAACATTGGGACATACTTTTATCCAATACCGTTAATAAAAAAGCTTTTATTGATACCGTACTTGACGGAAATGCAACAGGAGAATTAGCTACTTTTAATTCCTTAAATGGGATTCTATTTTCGGATATTGCCATAGACAAATTCATTGAAAAAGAATACCAATATGATGTAATAGAAGCCACAACAACTTCAGAACGAAAACTAAGAACCTTCTCTTCGGGCGAAAGAAAAAAAGAGTTTTTGAATTATTGTGTAAATCAAAACCCTGATTATATTATTTTCGATAATCCGCTGGATCATTTGGATCATGCCTCTCGTATTACATTGGCAAATTCGCTGGAACAATTAGCTAAATCAGTTCGAATCATACAATTGGTAAATAGAGCTTCCGATTTATTTCCTTTCATTCATAACAAAGCACAAATTACAGACAACACATTTGTTTTAAACGAAATAAAACAAACCCAAACAAATACGAATTCAATAAAAGTTACTATTCCCAAACCATCTGAGCCAACAGATTACAATGAAGAAGTATTAATTCATATGAATGAAGTTTCGGTAAGTTATGACGAAAGAAAAATCGTTGATGCAATAACGTGGACAATCAAGAAAAATGAATTTTGGCAACTTATGGGGCCAAATGGCTCCGGAAAAAGTACAATTCTGTCATTAATCTCAGGAGATAATCCGAAAGGATACGGACAAGATTTGTATCTCTTCGGAAAGAAAAAAGGAAGCGGTGAAAGTATTTGGGATATCAAAAAGAGAATCGGATATTTTTCGACTTCAATGACCGATTTATTTCAGAAAAAACACAGTTTGGAACATATGATTCTCTCCGGTTTTTTTGATTCTATAGGCTTATATACTGAACCAACTTCATTGCAAAAACAAATTGTATCACAATGGTTAGAGGTAATTAAAATGAGCCATTTAAAGAATAAAACATTTACACAACTCTCTATCGGTCAACAAAGAGTTGCATTAATAGTTAGAGCTGTTTTAAAACATCCTCCTTTGGTTATTTTAGATGAACCCGTAGAAGGTCTTGATGATGAAAATGTCGCCTTGGTTATAGAACTAGTTAATCTTTTGGTTAAAGAAACTAATATGTCCATTTTATATGTTTCTCATCGCATTGAATCAGGCCTTACTCCTACTTCTATAATTGAACTAATTCCGTCACAAACAGGATCAGTCGGAAAAATCATAAGTTAG
- the dnaK gene encoding molecular chaperone DnaK produces MGKIIGIDLGTTNSCVSVMEGNEAVVIPNAEGKRTTPSIIAFVEGGEIKVGDPAKRQAVTNPTKTIASIKRFMGHTFAETTNEAKRVSYKVVKGDNNTPRVDIDGRLYTAQELSAMTLQKMKKTAEDYLGQTVTEAVITVPAYFNDAQRQATKEAGEIAGLKVMRIINEPTAAALAYGLDKKGTDQKIAVYDLGGGTFDISVLELGDGVFEVLSTNGDTHLGGDDFDHEIIDWLADEFKAEEGIDLRLDPMSLQRLKEAAEKAKIELSSASETEINLPYVTATASGPKHLVKKLSRAQFEKLTDSLVKRSMEPVAKALKDAGLTTSDIDEVILVGGSTRMPRIAEEVEKFFGKKASKGVNPDEVVAIGAAIQGGVLSGDVKDVLLLDVTPLSLGIETMGGVLTKLIEANTTIPTKKSQVFSTAADSQPSVEIHVLQGERAMAADNKTIGRFHLDGIPPAPRGVPQIEVTFDIDANGIIKVSATDKGTGKSHDIRIEASSGLTAEEIEKMKKDAEANADADKIAKERAEKLNEADSMIFQTETQLKELGSKLADDHKVAIEYALTELRMAHQSQDIPAIQTALDNINAAWKTATEAMYAQGEQGQQAAQPQGGEPQGDNVEDVEFEEVK; encoded by the coding sequence ATGGGTAAAATAATCGGAATTGATTTAGGGACTACGAACTCTTGTGTTTCTGTAATGGAAGGTAACGAAGCAGTTGTTATTCCTAATGCAGAAGGAAAAAGAACTACACCATCTATCATCGCTTTTGTTGAAGGTGGAGAAATTAAAGTGGGAGATCCTGCAAAAAGACAAGCAGTAACGAATCCTACAAAAACGATTGCTTCTATTAAACGTTTTATGGGACACACTTTTGCTGAAACTACAAATGAAGCAAAAAGAGTATCATACAAAGTAGTAAAAGGGGACAACAATACTCCACGTGTGGATATTGACGGTCGTTTATATACTGCTCAAGAATTGTCAGCAATGACTCTTCAAAAAATGAAAAAAACTGCTGAAGACTATTTAGGTCAAACAGTAACTGAAGCAGTTATTACTGTTCCTGCTTACTTTAATGATGCACAACGTCAAGCTACGAAAGAAGCTGGAGAAATTGCAGGTCTTAAAGTTATGCGTATAATCAATGAGCCAACTGCTGCTGCACTTGCTTACGGATTAGACAAAAAAGGAACTGATCAAAAAATTGCTGTTTACGATTTAGGTGGAGGTACATTTGATATTTCTGTTCTTGAATTAGGAGATGGAGTTTTCGAAGTATTATCTACAAACGGAGATACTCACTTAGGTGGAGATGACTTTGACCACGAAATTATTGACTGGTTAGCAGACGAATTCAAAGCTGAAGAAGGTATCGACTTACGTCTTGACCCAATGTCATTACAACGTTTGAAAGAAGCTGCTGAGAAAGCTAAGATTGAATTATCTTCTGCTTCAGAAACTGAAATCAACTTGCCATACGTTACAGCTACGGCTTCTGGACCAAAACACTTAGTGAAAAAATTGTCTAGAGCTCAATTCGAGAAATTAACTGATTCTTTAGTAAAACGTTCTATGGAGCCTGTTGCTAAAGCATTAAAAGATGCTGGTTTAACTACATCTGATATTGACGAAGTTATTCTTGTTGGAGGTTCAACTCGTATGCCAAGAATTGCTGAAGAAGTTGAAAAATTCTTCGGTAAAAAAGCATCTAAAGGAGTTAACCCTGATGAGGTTGTTGCAATTGGAGCAGCTATCCAAGGTGGTGTATTATCTGGAGATGTAAAAGATGTATTGTTACTTGACGTTACACCTTTATCTTTAGGTATCGAAACTATGGGTGGTGTATTAACTAAATTAATTGAAGCTAATACAACAATTCCAACTAAAAAATCACAAGTTTTCTCAACTGCTGCTGATTCTCAACCATCTGTTGAAATTCACGTATTGCAAGGTGAAAGAGCTATGGCTGCTGATAACAAAACTATCGGTCGTTTCCATTTAGATGGTATTCCACCAGCACCAAGAGGAGTTCCTCAAATCGAGGTTACTTTTGATATTGATGCAAATGGTATCATCAAAGTTTCTGCAACTGATAAAGGAACAGGAAAATCTCACGATATCCGTATCGAAGCTTCTTCTGGATTAACAGCTGAAGAAATCGAAAAAATGAAAAAAGATGCAGAAGCTAATGCTGATGCTGATAAAATTGCAAAAGAAAGAGCTGAGAAATTAAACGAAGCTGACAGCATGATTTTCCAAACTGAAACTCAATTAAAAGAGTTAGGAAGCAAATTAGCTGACGATCATAAAGTTGCTATTGAGTACGCTTTAACTGAATTGAGAATGGCTCACCAATCTCAAGACATTCCAGCTATTCAAACTGCTCTTGACAACATTAATGCAGCTTGGAAAACAGCTACAGAAGCTATGTATGCTCAAGGAGAACAAGGTCAACAAGCAGCTCAACCACAAGGTGGAGAGCCTCAAGGAGACAATGTTGAAGACGTTGAATTCGAAGAAGTAAAATAA